The Silene latifolia isolate original U9 population chromosome X, ASM4854445v1, whole genome shotgun sequence genome contains the following window.
TATCTTTTGCAAGTGGTCTTGCAATTGTTCAATATGTCAAATGACGGTTTGTAACTTGCTTAAGTGGtgaaaagacacaactattcacattaatttgaatattaattctaaatgtacattatattaattataaaaaacatgttccatcaaataaattgtccactatctatattcataatttgcattttctgataattaggtgcaactaaaatatcattaagcactgtttggaacatgtacattatattatatttaaagatacattaaattatttaaaaaagaacatggaacattatttggaaaataaatgtgctttcagtttaattcaaatgtccattacgtattttTATAGTGTGCATATACTGTTTTATGCAAGAGATTTAACTAACATAGATAACTTcacccaatttattaattaccatgattatgtttgtggcagttgaaaagacacaaccatttCACCGAATTTAATCTCTTATCTTtgaattaatccactatataaaccaAGGAGTACACAATTACTTTTCCATCTTACCttcatttctaaaaccttttccaataaccaaaacttttaatctcttcagaaaaatatttaattttcttaaaaaaaaaaaacaatggactACTCAAAATGCACGATAGTTGCCTACAAGAATGATGCTCACAAACAAAATTTCATGGACCATTATAAGGAATGGAAAGTAAGccagttttcttcaaactggtttgatggagatgacattcctgtggagatggatgtaccatTTCCCAGTAGTCCTTTACATTATTTCCTTACTACTCAACCTTTGCTCCGAATTTTGTTTGAGCGACTTGGGagggaggaaaagaaaaacaTGGCAATAGTGTGCAAGGGCTGGTCGAAGTGGTTCCTTATAGGGAGGGAGCCAGAGGTAAAGGAAAGGGATTATTACCGAGGGGTGGTTCGGGAACAGGAAAATGGTATAATCACTGTCACAAAGGATCATCGGCTCCTTGAAAGATTCTGCCTTTGCACGACTATGTCTAGTCGTGcagaaataattagacatcatAAACAACAAGCACGACAATTTAAAAACCGAAGAGAAGAATATGAAATTAAGGAGCAGTCTGGTGATGAGGGTTATTATGACTCCGACTGTTAGATTGGTTTACAAATATATTAAGTTAGTTTTCTAGtttattgttattttgtattatcttgtgttttttttttctcagtataagccttagtaggctttatcattttgaaagccttaaatggcttttgtaaatattttactaATATTAATAAAATAGTATTGTGTCTATTTGTTTATTTACTGTCATTAgcattcaatacattttatatatgctctattaaaatggacaacaatatttcctatgaacattagcagtaaaataaatgttcctttaaaggcatgataatggacattcgaaggaatacattatatatgaacctttatttgtacgaaataacttgcttatgtggtgaaaagacgcaattattcacattaatttgaatattacttctaaatgtacattatattaattataaaaaaaacatgttccataaaataaattgtcAACTATCTATATTCGtaatttgcattttctgataattaggtaCAACTAAAATAttattaagcactgtttggaaaatgtacattatattatatttaaaggtatattaaattatttaaaaaagaacatggaacattatttggaaaaaaatgtgaattcagtttaattcaaatgtccattacgtattttcataatgtgcatatactgttttatgcaatagattaaagtaacatagataacttcacccaatttattaattaccatgattatgtttgtgtcagttgaaaagacacaactgttcacAAAATTTAATTTCTTATAatcaattaatccactatataaacccaAGAGTACACAACTAGTTTTCCATCCTACCTTTTCCAATAACCAAAACTTTTAATCTCTTCAGAAAAGTACTTAATTTTCTTAAAGAAAAACAATGGACTACTCAAAATGCCTGATAGTTCCCTACAAGAATGATGCTTACAAACAAAATTTCATGGCCCATTATAGGGAATGGAAAGTAAGccagttttcttcaaactggtttgatggagatgacattcctgtggagatggatgtaccatctcCCAGTCGTCGTTTACATCATTTCCTTACTAATGAGGCATTCCTCCGGATTTTTTTTAATCGACTTGggagggaagaaaagaaaaacatggcCATGGTGTGCAAGGGCTGGTCAAAGTGGTTCCTTATAGGGAACGAGCCAGAGGTAAAGGAGAGGGATTATTACCGAGGCGCGGTTCACGGAAATGAAAATGGTGTAATAACTATCATAAAGAATAATCGGGTCCTTGACAGATTCTGCATCTGCACGACTATGTCTAGTCGTGcagaaataattagacatcacaaaagacaagaacgacaatttttaaaggaaagagaagaagaatatgaaattgaggaACAGTCTGGGGATGAGGGTTATTATGACTCCGActgttagattagtttagaaatatgttgtgttatcttctgtttattgttattaggtattatcttgtgttttttttttccagtataagccttagtaggctttaccattttgaaagcctgaaatggcttttgtaaatatttttctaatattaataaaataatattatgactatttctttgtttaatgtcattagcattcaatacattatatatatgctatatcaaaatggacaacaatatttcctatgaacattagcagtaaaataaatgttcctttaaagacatgataatggacattcgcaggaatacattatatatgaacctttatttgtacgaaataaattgccaatctttgtagagcatattagaattggattactgcattattgatgcaataatattcaatatacttacttacttaactcttttgttgaaccggacaatgagtacaagtgatgcaactacgtCTTCTTCTACAAATAACAGCTTTAAAACACCAAGGACAAGAATTGAAACATTAAATGCACTCCAAAGACATTCCATTCTGTCCAGAGGAAAAGAAACCTAAAGTAGGACAAGTATTCAAACGCTAGAATCAGCAGAGTTATTCTACAAAGAATATTGTACAATCTATGGGTTTACGCCAAGACTTGCAACAACAAAAAGGATTAAGGCAATGAGTTACCAAATAGTTTTGCATTAAGGAATGTTGTCTGCAATAGGCAAGGTGTAAAGGAAAGTAGGAAAAGGAAGAGGATCGATCATCGATACCGATATCTGCGAGAATGATGCGAGAATCGATGATGTGATGTATATAAGCCGTGTGAGGCCGATTACAAGAATTGACTGTCGTGCATTAGTGCAGTTTAAATACCAAGAAAATGGAACTTATATTGTTACCAGATTCGATGAAGCGCATAACCATCCACTTGCTTCGCCTGAATCTACAATATTCTTGAAAGGAAACCGAAAAATGACAGAGGTACAGAAGCAATTTGTCACAAAGGTAAAGGTGCTAAAACTAGGTGGTGTGAAAGCCTATAGAGGTTGGAAGGAGCTGTGTGGAGGTTACGACAACATTGGGGCTACTGAGGTTGATTTCAAAAACTTTGTCAGGGACATAAAAACCTACATTGGTAATTTTGATGCACAAATGTTTGTTGAAAATCTTATTGGGAGAAAAGACACATGCagttcattttactttgattttatagTAGATGAAAACAAGTGCCTGGCTGGAGTGTTTTGGGCAGATCCGATCTGCATAAAGAACTACATGCTGTTCGGTGAGGTTTTATCAGCAGATGCTACATAtggaacaaacaaatacgatatgGTGTTTGTGCCTTTCACAGGAGTTGATCACCACAAAAGGTGCATAACGTTTGGAGCTGGGTTGATAGGTGATGAAAGTATTGAGTGTTATACATGGCTTTTCAAGACATTTTTGGAAGCAATGGGCGGGTGCCAACCGAGAATTATAATTACTGATCAGGACAAATCAATGAAGTCGGTAGTCCCGGAAGTGTTTAAGGAGTCAACACACTGATCGTGTGCATGTGGCACATAATGAAGAAACTAAGAGAGAAAGTCAGTTATCAACTGTTTCAAGATGAGGATTTTAAGACCAGGCTCAAtaggtgtgtttggaacaaccaacTTGAGCCTGATGAATTCGAAGAACAATGGAGGAAGATAATGACTGATTATCAACTTGTAGAACACGAGTGGTTTTCAGATTTGTACGATCTCAGGGAACAGTGGATCCCTGCCTATTTTAAAGATGTTTCAATGTCTGGCTTGATGAGGGTTACTTCTAGGTCTGAGAGTGAAAACAGTTTCTTTGACAGGTTCCTCACACCTCATTTGACCCTTGTTGAGTTTTGGGTGTGCTATGAAAGTGCCTTGGAAGCACAAAGACACAAGCAGTCCAAATTGAACAGTGACAACAAACACTCTGAAATCCCACGGAAAACAAAGTCAAACCTTGAAGTCCATGCTTCTGAAATGTACTCGCACAACATTTTCAAAAACTTCCAAACAGAATTGGTTGCAGCTTTGTCTGATTGCCGTTTTAAAGATGTggagaagattgatgagacaaaaatatatattctaacAGACTTGCAGATGCCAAATAAGTCATGGAACGTAGCATATTCACCAGATAACATGGAGCTTACTTGTTCCTGTTCTATGTTTCAGAGAATGGGCTTGTTGTGCAGGCACTGCCTTGGATTCTACACAACCAAGATTTTCAGAAAATACCAGAACAGTACATAACGCAAAGATGGGCAAAAGCTTCAATAACTAAGCCTGTCTTTGACAAAGATGGCAAACTGATAGATGTCTCTCAAAAGTTTTCTGACCGGAAAAGTTTGAGCACTGAGCTGTGGCAAGAGGTTTATTCTTGTGTCAGCGTAGCTGAGTGTGATGATAACGACATGAAGCTTTTGATTGAAAAACTGAGAGATATTAGATTGGATATGATTAGTAACAGAAGTGTAccaaagcaaagaagaaagacaagatgaatgaaagaaatagaaaagtacgtgggctgcaaaatacctgagaagttggtgattcatgttcctaaaaaatctaaaaataagggtaggaccaagggcaagagaattgaatcacaaatgttaaaagccctaaagaagagaggaaaagagaagaggtactgcaaaacatgtggccgccaaggacacaactctaggacttgcaaagaaacaaaccatctgacaggtatgtataatttggtttcttgttaaagcatattacattaatgttaaataattattaaattatacaagCATATCCCATAGTGTTTACCTTCCAAAATCATCAATCTTATATGGAGGCACATAAGCTCTTTGTGCAATGAACATTATGGTTGTTCTAAAGGAACAGATGAGAATTTCAGTAATGTATATTTGGTTAACATTAAATCTATTATCaatttagttgttcattttggccattttctccttataaaatctgatatttaatttacattttgttgcatattcaccaaatactaccatgaagatgacgacgatgaaggagatgaatttgatgatgtggaggacggcgatgaagaagatgaatctgataacgaagtggaaggtgcaaatttttgattcaaggatagacatccataatatacactacgagaacattcttaaaggcttgtatgcacAATTCGATTTTCtttgccaaagtacattactcttatagggaaagtatattacatttgtattaaaggatcattattcttgttctgcaaggaacattcttaaaggcttgtatgtacattactcttatagccaaagtacattactcttatagccaaagtatattacatttgaattaaaggttcattattgttgttctgcaaggaacattcttaaaggcttgtatgtacattactcttatagccaaagtacattactcttatagccaaagtatattacatttgtattaaaggttcattattgttgttctgcagggACATCATCAACTTGATTCGAATTGTTTTCAAAGAGTACAATAATTTTAAGGCGTTTTGCACAATAAACATTATTGTTGTTCAGCAAGAACataataaactttattgaaatTTGTTTCCGCAATATAACACTCTCTTGAATTAAAATTTTTTCAAAATTCAGGTTGTACGACTCGCAGCTTCCTCAATATATGTTACATTACTCACACAAATGTATGTCACAAACGAAACTAAAAAAGTTTTTACAGCTTCAATTCagcatcttcctcatcttcatcgtcatattCTTCCCATGGCAGTGGGTTTGAACGGAAATCCATTGTCTTCTTTAGTACAGCATCAAAACATACATTGCCTTCTGCTGAAATCATATATGAAATGTATTTCTTTCGCAGAATCAGTAGGGGAGCATCctagcaaaataaagaaaacaaggggttagaacatgtacaaatgtgtactgaattatgtattaaaaataattgtattacttctgaaactcacatcgccttttttaagcccacaggtccaatttagattacccttaaatgtctccatatgtctcaGAACGTAAACACCACAATCAGTCTTGTTAGTGTTGTTTCTCCCCTTCATCTTTGTAAGAATAGGCTGCAGTTTTTTAATGCGATCAACTTTTACCTTTGAAACACCGATGTCTTTCAAGTATTCTGCTAGAACATTACGCTGGCGAAGAAGGGGTGCAAGAAAACATTAGGACACTAATAATTATGAGGTACAATAtcacaaaaattagaaaattaagaCAGACACAAATTTTTTGAGGAAGGTACACTCTATGTAAAGTCATTGTACATTCACAATAATGAATAAGAACAGTATGTAGTGTTGTTAAGCAAAAGAGAGCATAGAATCTTACAAAAGACAGTGGTCTATCGTGGAAAAATTCTTCTGGTTTTCCGTCACGATGCACATTATCAATGATGATGAACTTATACTTGTTGCTGTCAATGACTAGTAAATTGTAATGCCTTTTATATATAACTGGGAAGAAGAACTGTAGattttaaaagattttattaggcaacaagcaaattaaatataacatgcagAAAGAGTGTATATTGTCAATGCTAACCAAATCAATTCTATCTGGGTTAACCGAGAATTGGGTAAACTCTTCATTCAATATATCCTTAATCACGATAAAATTTTCAAAGTGTCAGTTCTCCATGAAGCATCATCAGATGCAAGACAAGTAAAGTTTTTGATGTTAATCAAGGGAAAAaacattacaaaatttacttgttgaaataagtttatataaatatttgacttACAGACACAGCTGTGGTGAAAAAATATCGATAAGGCTCGGAAGAGTTTCTTCTAGATTCCTTGGCATTCAAAAGTTTTGCCCAACAATCGATCACATCACTCGTTAAATATTTAGATTGTCGTAGTGTTGCCATTTCAATACGCCGAAGAGAAATTTCACCCACATGCACAAGAAGTTCCCTAGTTCAGGACTACCAGTGTTAACTCAAAACAGGATACAgaacattttaaatttaaatattgtacattagtagatatatatatatatatagtaataagatcatctaagtccatgtcttacacttgagtccatgagttccattgtctacccttagatcatgttattgaatggcttagattaaaagtaaaaagcaactaataatattattctaatggctaaaataattacctctctcctcctACCACTCATAGGGTATTAGCATGCATGCAGGGTTGTCAATCAAAACATCACTCACACACGTCATACTAACTTCCCCCCACTTATCATCTCTCtattattcaaaattaattttGCCCCAAAACATTTCCCTCCAATTAAACGCCATTCATTTCAACTGCTTAAGACGAAACTGCTCTAAAAATCCCCCAATTTTATCGCTTTTTTGTTACCTtattatcgtttttttttttctccattttctttGCTCACTTGCAAACTGCCATTGTCGTCCTTTCAATCACTTCagaaggtaattttttttggggcttttagagttttatgattttttttctgggtttttagagttttattatttgttctcttcatttatttagacgttttttttaatttattggacATTGTTATGTTATTGGACTGTATTTGATCACTGTACTTTGTCACCATTGTTGATGTACTGTTCTATTTGATCACTGTATTTGGTTTCTTCATTTTGATTAGCCAGTTATTTTTAGCACATTTAGGACATGTAGGACAGTTACTTTTTATCACTGTATTTTGTCAACTAACGTTTTTAGCATATatgttcatattcattaagattagtcagatttttttgaaaaatcctacttttgttgcttacaattactctttctttgttaaaattacagtttatccattttttttggagaaatcccacttttgattacccttttgttagaattacacttttgttgctaaaataacactttatgctgctacaattacacttttctttgctaaaattacactgtagcctgttaaaataacactttatcttgttagaattacacttttgtcagctAAAATCACACTCTTTTCTGTTAAAATGtcactgttgcctgttaaaataacactgtattttgttagaattacacttttgtaagctaaaataacactttattctgctacaaatcccacttttgattacccttttgttagaatcacacttttgttgctaaaataacactttatgctgctacaattagacttttttttgctaaaattacactgttgCCTGTAAAAAAACACTTTAtcttgttagaattatacttttgtcagctaaaatcacacttttttctgttaaaatgtcactgttgcctgttaaaataacactttattttgttagaattacactttcctctgctacaattacacttttgtttgttaaaataacactttgtgctgctacaatcacactttttTTTTGCTGAGAGTTTtctgttgcctgttaaaataacactttattttattagaattacacttgtggctgctataattacactttatgctgctacaatttaaacttttttttgtcttattttttttttgtatgcaaCAATTAATTTTGAGTAATGTTAACAGATGTCAGGTGGAAATGAGGGTAAATCAGGCAAGTCCAAAAAAGCAAAGGTGCCTGTCAAGTTGAataaggagcttgttgttgccaaACCAGCCAAACCAGCGAAaccaaacactactacaaatcccttaCACTGATGACGCTTTTGTATTTGTAGGGATTTTGGTATGAGCCACTCacacaataataaagataataaGAATCGGAAAAATAACAAGGACACAATATTTACGAGGTTCACCAACTTGGCTACGTCCTCACTATAGTCGCACTAGGATTTTATTGATCACTCAAATAAATATAACAATGAGGAAATGAGGATACAAATTGCATAGCTATCCTCTTCTTTTATAGCTAATCACAAGCTATAACTTCAAGCCATAATAACTATGTATAACATCTTACATTTAGTTCAAGTGATtaatgaagtaagtttctttgaGTTAGAGAATTCATTCTCATATGTTTCTCATGAAACATATCACTCCATAATGGAGGGAATtaatcccaacaatctcccacctcCCGACAATTATGGAGGCAACACAAACTTTACTTCTTCACCTAATGCGACCATGTCTTTGCTCATGCTAAATGCAAGAGCCCAGCCAAGGTACTACCCATCCTTGACCATTTACCATTCAACTTTGTTCCCAAAGGCAACCATACTTGTCGGGCTTCACTCATCGTTTTCCGGGGCGTGCACTCCCACCTAAACGAAGCACCCTTTCTCGCCTTATTAGAACTTCTTGAATTTTCACACACATTTAAGCGTGTCAGTTTCACCTTGTGCGTTCTCGGACCACCTTCCGCCTTCAAGCCACCGA
Protein-coding sequences here:
- the LOC141617206 gene encoding protein FAR1-RELATED SEQUENCE 5-like; amino-acid sequence: MYISRVRPITRIDCRALVQFKYQENGTYIVTRFDEAHNHPLASPESTIFLKGNRKMTEVQKQFVTKVKVLKLGGVKAYRGWKELCGGYDNIGATEVDFKNFVRDIKTYIGNFDAQMFVENLIGRKDTCSSFYFDFIVDENKCLAGVFWADPICIKNYMLFGEVLSADATYGTNKYDMVFVPFTGVDHHKRCITFGAGLIGDESIECYTWLFKTFLEAMGGCQPRIIITDQDKSMKSVVPEVFKESTH
- the LOC141617207 gene encoding protein FAR-RED IMPAIRED RESPONSE 1-like, with amino-acid sequence MKKLREKVSYQLFQDEDFKTRLNRCVWNNQLEPDEFEEQWRKIMTDYQLVEHEWFSDLYDLREQWIPAYFKDVSMSGLMRVTSRSESENSFFDRFLTPHLTLVEFWVCYESALEAQRHKQSKLNSDNKHSEIPRKTKSNLEVHASEMYSHNIFKNFQTELVAALSDCRFKDVEKIDETKIYILTDLQMPNKSWNALPWILHNQDFQKIPEQYITQRWAKASITKPVFDKDGKLIDVSQKFSDRKSLSTELWQEVYSCVSVAECDDNDMKLLIEKLRDIRLDMISNRSVPKQRRKTR